AAAAGAGCAAGCCCGGCTGATTGGCGGCAACATGGCTGGGAAAACCCCGCGTGCTTTAGCTGCTGAGTTTCGCGTGGCGCGCGAGCGCAATCCGCGACTGCAAAAAGCGGTTTATCATGCCTCACTCGCGCTGCCCAAAGGGGAAGTTTTAGAAGACGATCGCTGGTGCGACATTGCTGACGATTACATCGCTGGGATGGGCTTCGAGGGGAGTCAGTATGCCGTGTATCGCCATAGCGATCGCGACCATGATCATATTCATATTGTGGCGAGTCGCATTCGCATTCTTGACGGCACCACCGTCACGGATTCCTGGGACTATCCCCGCAGTGAAAAGGTGATTCGTGAACTGGAAAAGCAGTATCAGTTGACCCCGACACCCTCCTCACGGGAGCGCGACAGTCGGGCACCGACGACAGGAGAAATGCGACGAGTGTGGCGCACGGGCGAAGTGGGGATACGGGAGCTGCTGCTGACTCAGATCGAGCAAGCAACTGCCGATAGCCCAACGATGCCTGAGTTCATGAACCAGCTCCAAGCGAACGGCGTGAATGTGCGAGTGGGGTACACGCGCACTGGCAAAGTCAAAGGCATTAGCTATGCCCTCGACGGGGTAGCTTTCAGCGGTACCAAACTGGGACGAGCCTATACTTTTCCAGGGCTGCAGAAGCATCGAGGTGTCCGTTACAGCTCAGATATGCAGGCCGCGATTGAGGCTAT
This sequence is a window from Leptolyngbya sp. SIO1E4. Protein-coding genes within it:
- a CDS encoding relaxase/mobilization nuclease domain-containing protein, with product KEQARLIGGNMAGKTPRALAAEFRVARERNPRLQKAVYHASLALPKGEVLEDDRWCDIADDYIAGMGFEGSQYAVYRHSDRDHDHIHIVASRIRILDGTTVTDSWDYPRSEKVIRELEKQYQLTPTPSSRERDSRAPTTGEMRRVWRTGEVGIRELLLTQIEQATADSPTMPEFMNQLQANGVNVRVGYTRTGKVKGISYALDGVAFSGTKLGRAYTFPGLQKHRGVRYSSDMQAAIEAINQRPPLTAEERWQQQQERTQIVAPILYQIIQSADGMAYQGRTYATHWDGSHLTLKRLSDDQQLMQAAWNVETERWEPTELSHLGEPEVEQLQLGLKRFEQQQQQDRTQTAAAIVADYLERLGEDSHQGRTYEAYWEDESLVFIRRQDQARLMTARWDETAKAWEQVEPSQLQAKDMENLNQVYQRLQAYEREQREQRQRQRSQLEL